One window from the genome of Dermacentor silvarum isolate Dsil-2018 chromosome 5, BIME_Dsil_1.4, whole genome shotgun sequence encodes:
- the LOC125945769 gene encoding uncharacterized protein LOC125945769, which produces MDALKLPCPLQLTGNVRRNWDLFKQRLDLFLTATSTDHPKTEAVKAAILLSAAGDEALEVYNNFTFAEGELKDDYETLLRKFDAYCIDQGNEVYERHVFCMRLQGEGEQFERFARDLRTQAKLYNFGTLEESLIRDQIVFGTNNKTVREKMLRDKTLTLQKAKNMCEAAEAAAQQNAAWATERMQVDYSRRYEHGKEQKGRCKHCGRVHAPWQCPAYGKTCYACKKKNHFSSCCKNPQVHGIQEDHEDSFDVLDVSICGISTKPGKDWIVRGRVSGHEIELKVDTGSQANLMPLSIFQRISKVNALRQSAAVLTAYNGSEIKHLGVATKALDMNGTTRDTAFFIVKKGRQAIIGLSTCIEFGIVPANIDSVKRSGEARIETEFAPLFRGTGCVQRKYKMVLRPDAVPVVQPARKVPLALKQPLRDELARMEKASIIVKVKEPTEWFVPGKDLLLADMLSRAPTLSPNPEATEDIEVHAVRVVSCMVTPSTKLRLQDR; this is translated from the exons ATGGACGCCTTAAAACTACCCTGCCCACTACAGTTGACCGGCAACGTCAGAAGGAACTGGGATCTCTTCAAGCAAAGACTGGACCTATTCCTGACGGCTACCTCGACAGACCATCCCAAGACAGAAGCGGTCAAGGCGGCCATCCTCCTCAGCGCCGCGGGTGACGAAGCGCTTGAGGTCTATAACAACTTCACATTCGCCGAAGGTGAGCTCAAGGATGACTACGAGACACTATTGCGGAAGTTTGACGCATACTGTATTGACCAAGGGAACGAGGTTTACGAACGTCATGTTTTCTGTATGCGACTTCAAGGTGAGGGAGAGCAATTCGAGCGGTTTGCACGTGATCTGAGAACGCAAGCCAAACTTTACAATTTCGGGACCCTTGAAGAGTCGCTCATTAGGGACCAGATTGTATTCGGGACTAATAACAAGACTGTCCGAGAGAAAATGTTGCGGGACAAAACCTTGACTCTACAAAAAGCCAAAAACATGTGCGAAGCTGCTGAAGCGGCGGCACAACAAAATGCTGCATGGGCCACCGAGCGCATGCAAGTGGACTACTCTCGCCGATATGAACACGGCAAAGAACAGAAAGGCCGGTGCAAGCACTGTGGTCGGGTGCACGCGCCATGGCAATGCCCAGCCTACGGAAAAACCTGCTACGCATGTAAAAAGAAGAATCACTTTTCATCGTGCTGCAAGAACCCGCAAGTTCACGGCATTCAGGAAGATCATGAAGATAGCTTTGATGTTCTTGACGTCAGCATCTGTGGCATAAGCACAAAACCAGGAAAAGACTGGATAGTGCGTGGCAGGGTCTCTGGTCACGAGATAGAACTGAAAGTAGATACGGGTTCCCAGGCCAACTTAATGCCGCTTAGTATCTTTCAGCGCATCTCGAAAGTGAACGCGTTGCGCCAGAGCGCAGCAGTGCTGACTGCCTACAACGGTTCCGAGATCAAGCATCTCGGTGTTGCCACTAAAGCACTAGACATGAACGGTACAACGAGAGATACTGCCTTCTTTATCGTCAAGAAAGGACGCCAAGCAATCATTGGCCTGAGCACATGCATCGAGTTCGGCATTGTCCCAGCAAATATCGACTCAGTCAAGCGAAGTGGTGAAGCAAggatagaaacagaatttgcgcCTCTGTTTCGCGGAACGGGCTGCGTGCAAAGAAAGTACAAGATGGTCCTGCGACCAGACGCGGTTCCAGTCGTACAACCTGCTCGGAAAGTACCTTTGGCACTGAAGCAACCATTGCGTGACGAGCTGGCACGCATGGAGAAAGCGTCCATCATCGTAAAAGTTAAAGAACCCACCGAATGG TTCGTTCCTGGAAAGGACCTGCTCCTGGCCGACATGCTCTCCCGTGCGCCTACCCTTTCACCAAACCCGGAAGCAACGGAGGACATCGAGGTTCATGCAGTTCGTGTCGTCTCATGCATGGTAACCCCATCGACAAAACTTCGCCTtcaggatagatag